A single window of Tissierellales bacterium DNA harbors:
- the cls gene encoding cardiolipin synthase, with amino-acid sequence MDYVVDILKWIIQNIFLLNILFAILMVFFERRNPTTTWLWLMIFFFLPGIGFLLYLFIGQDLRKKKMFRLKEEEDNYLKDLVMTQEHSIENHEINFNDSEIIEHQDIIKLLLMSSGAIYTQNNEVELYFNGKEKFNALLDSLKNAEEYIHLEYYIVRDDDIGSKIVQVMTEKAREGLEIKLLYDGMGGRGLSKDFFDPLIEAGGEVACFFPPFAGYLNPRINYRNHRKLCIIDGKEGYLGGFNIGDEYLGFSEKFGFWRDTHCKIKGSAVASLQWLFLLDWRFASKDETGYKEKYFPNIESSGDKGIQIVSSGPDSKWTSVKDGYFKMIMNANEKLYIQTPYFIPDDSILEGLRVAGLSGIDVRVIIPSKPDHPFVYWASLSYIGELQQAGVKFYTYEKGFIHSKMVIMDDIISTVGTANLDIRSFKLNFEVNAFIYDRKVNREMTKAFMDDLKECKEITIEDYKKRSFIVKFKESVSRLLSPIL; translated from the coding sequence ATGGATTATGTAGTGGATATCCTGAAGTGGATAATCCAAAATATATTTCTACTAAATATTTTATTTGCAATACTAATGGTCTTTTTCGAAAGAAGAAATCCTACTACTACTTGGCTCTGGTTAATGATCTTTTTTTTCCTGCCAGGTATTGGATTCTTACTTTATTTATTTATAGGACAAGATTTAAGAAAAAAGAAAATGTTTCGATTAAAGGAAGAAGAGGATAATTATCTTAAAGATCTAGTAATGACTCAAGAACATAGTATTGAAAATCATGAAATAAATTTTAATGATTCAGAAATTATAGAACATCAAGATATTATAAAACTTCTCTTAATGAGTAGTGGTGCTATATATACTCAAAACAATGAAGTGGAATTATATTTTAATGGCAAAGAAAAGTTTAATGCTCTATTGGATAGTTTAAAAAATGCAGAGGAATATATTCATTTAGAATATTATATTGTTAGGGATGACGATATTGGAAGTAAGATAGTACAAGTAATGACTGAGAAAGCTAGAGAAGGATTGGAGATAAAACTTTTATATGATGGTATGGGGGGTAGGGGTCTTTCTAAAGACTTTTTTGATCCTTTAATAGAAGCAGGAGGTGAAGTGGCCTGTTTCTTTCCACCTTTTGCTGGCTATTTGAATCCTAGAATTAATTATAGAAATCATAGAAAGCTTTGTATTATAGACGGAAAAGAAGGATACTTAGGAGGTTTTAACATAGGAGATGAATATCTAGGGTTTTCAGAAAAATTTGGATTTTGGAGAGATACTCATTGTAAAATTAAAGGCTCTGCAGTAGCTAGTCTTCAATGGCTGTTTTTATTAGATTGGCGTTTTGCATCTAAAGATGAAACTGGTTATAAGGAAAAATACTTTCCTAATATAGAATCATCGGGAGATAAAGGTATCCAAATCGTTTCTAGTGGACCAGATTCAAAATGGACTAGTGTAAAAGACGGCTATTTTAAGATGATTATGAATGCTAATGAAAAGCTTTATATCCAAACACCTTATTTTATTCCTGATGATAGTATACTTGAAGGCTTAAGAGTAGCTGGACTTTCTGGTATAGATGTTAGAGTAATAATACCATCAAAGCCAGATCATCCCTTTGTTTATTGGGCTAGTTTGTCATATATTGGGGAACTACAACAAGCAGGTGTAAAGTTCTATACTTATGAAAAGGGCTTTATACATAGTAAGATGGTGATTATGGATGATATTATTTCAACAGTAGGAACAGCTAATTTAGATATTAGAAGCTTTAAGTTAAATTTTGAAGTGAATGCTTTTATTTATGATAGAAAAGTGAATAGGGAAATGACTAAAGCTTTTATGGATGATTTAAAAGAATGTAAAGAAATAACTATAGAAGATTATA